The Fusobacterium pseudoperiodonticum DNA window TCATGTTTACATATATGTTGGGCAGCACAAGCTCGTCTATATAACGACTACAAGATTGCTAAAACAATACAACCTGCAAAAGTTTTTGGAGTGTTTGAACATGAGATAGTTGAGTCAGGAAATCCTTTAATTCGTGGATTTAGTGATGTATTCTTAGCACCTCATTCAAGACATACTCATATAGATGAAAATAAACTAGCTTCAACAAAAGAACTAGAAATTTTAGCAAAATCAGAAGTGGGTTCTTTACTTATAAGTACTGAAGATTTAAGAAAAATCTTTATTACAGGACATTTAGAATATGATAGAGAAACTTTATTAGGAGAATATAGAAGAGATAAGGATAAGGGATTAGAAATACAAGTGCCTGTAAATTATTTTCCAAATGATGACGATACTAAAAAACCTTTACAAACTTGGAAAACAACAGCACATTTATTCTACCATAATTGGTTAAATGCTGTTTATCAACTAACACCTTATGATTTAAAAGACTTAGCTAAATAATTTTACTTTGGGGGGATTTCTATGAAAAAATTTTTTGTTACTTTAATTTTGATGCTATCTATATTTTCTATTGCTTCTGCTCATTCATTTAAAAGTGATAAAGAGCTAAATGAATTTTTCAGTAAAATTGATCAACTGATAAAAGAAGAATTAAAAAAAAGACTATAGAGAAGAAATGACTAAAAGAAAAGGAACAGCTAATAATGAGTATTCATTTGAGATAGAAGATGATAGAACTGTTCTTATTACAAGAAACATTCAAGGCATAAAACCAAAAACTGAAATCACTCAATATTTTAATAGTAAGGGAGAATTATATATGATTTCTTCTCTTACTAGTGAAACAGAAAAGGATCTTTATGCCTTGTACAGAAAGTATGATAGCAATGGAAATCTGTTTATATATAGTTATGCTATTGAAGGAAAAAATACAGATAAAGGTTACTATAGTGATGGAAAGTTAGCATATATAAAAGAATTAAAAATTATAAAAGGACAACC harbors:
- a CDS encoding homoserine O-succinyltransferase, whose protein sequence is MPIRVANDIPAKNQLTEEGIIFIEETRANTQDIRPLNILILNLMPKKEETETQLLRLIGNSPLQINVEFLMVKDHESKNTNLSHIEKFYQYFDDIKDNFYDALIITGAPVEQMEYEEVDYWKELQKIFEWSKTHVFSCLHICWAAQARLYNDYKIAKTIQPAKVFGVFEHEIVESGNPLIRGFSDVFLAPHSRHTHIDENKLASTKELEILAKSEVGSLLISTEDLRKIFITGHLEYDRETLLGEYRRDKDKGLEIQVPVNYFPNDDDTKKPLQTWKTTAHLFYHNWLNAVYQLTPYDLKDLAK